The genomic DNA CGGTTGACACAAATATATTTGACCACGTCCCCAAATATGTACCCCACCAGTACATTGCACCCACCTATCAAAGCGGGGGACTGTTAAAATTGAAATAATGGAAATTATGCATTTTACAGTAAAATATTCTGAATGACATTTGACACCTGGATTTTCACATGTactcaaatgttgtcacatgCTCACATGTTGAAATTTCACGTTATCACATtagttgatttaaaaaatatatataatctttatttaactatgcaagtcagttatgaacaaattcttatttacaatgacaggaaacagtgggttaactgccttgttcaggggcagaacaagagatttgtaccttgtcaggtcagggatttgattcagcaacctttcagtcactggcacaccactctaaccactaggctatctgccacccccCATAAAATCATATGAAATTCACGTGTTTTTTCCATGAGGGTTCTCCCTGAATTCATATTGTGGTATGGATTGGAATAATTTCAGTATATGTGGACAGTATCATCACCATAGTGGAATTAATgtttcattgtgaaacattttatTCCACTCTGGAAAATCCTGTTCACCTCTGAAGAATCAGTAGTGCTCCACAGTGTAATATTTTCCCACATGCTATTACAGAGACTCCTTTACCCAGCCCTCCCCTTGGTGCTTGATCAACCAATCGGATCGTAGAGTTTGCTATAACAGCCAACCACAAGCCTACCTTGCCCTCTCTTCCTGTTGTTGCTAGAAAAGTGATGTCAACTCTCCTGTGACATGATTGGCTGTGAAGGCTGTGCTGGGTTTCAGGTCGCTGCCTAGGCTGAGTAGCACAAAGGACTGGGGGAGAAAGCTGCATCCATCTCTGCATTGGAAGAATCCACTGGATTGGGAGAAGAAGACAAACGCCACAGGCTCCATTACCCACGTCTGCTCAGAGACTCAGACCGAGACTGCGCACAGCCAGGAAAAAATATAAAGAGATATTTcaggatgtagagagagagagggatagatacaGGGAGAGTCATAGATTTAGCACAAAAGAGATAGATAAATATAGATTTGTATATAGACGGGAAGCAAAACAGGGCCGGTGTTACCTGCTGGGAGGTGCAATGAGGCTGTGTTATCGATACTGGCCAGACGCAGgttgcagcaacagcagcagcagcagcagggcatTCCTCCGGCTGGATGTCTGTTATTCTGAGGCAGTGCTGTGAGTGGTGCGTAGTACCACCAAATCCAGCAAGACTGTGGCGGGGGAGAAAATCTCTGACATGCCCACGGAGATGCTTCAGTCAGAAGGCGTGGGCAAGGATGTCACCCTACCTGCTGCCACAGCCGGCCCGGCTCAACCCGGCGCGGTGCCATTGCGGATCCTCaacaaggggcctgaatacttccgCAGGCAGGCCACAGAACAGCACCAACCCCATCGTATGAGCGCCGTGGAGAGGCTGGAGGCGGACAAGGCCAAGTACGTGAAGAGCCAAGAGGTGATCAACGCCAAGCAGGAGCCTGTGACGTCTGCTCTTCTCCTGCCCAGCCCTCCTGGACCCCCTGGTGGCCCTGCATATGGTCCCAAGAGAGCTGGCAGCAGCCCTGCCCTCAAAGCCTCCAACAAAAACAACGGTAAATCTGATGTGTGCCAAGCCAAGCGCGCCAACCTCAATTTAGAGATCCTGCGGAATCTTCTCAACAGTTCAGAGAGTTGCATGGCGAGCCAGGGGAATGGAGCGAGGAGCTGGGCCCCACAGCGCTCCCGGTCCAGCGAGCTTCACCGCCGCTCCTTTGCTGAGTCGCTGCGGGTGTTCCCCACGCAGGGTGCCAACCTCAACCTGAGCGCCAGCCTCCTGCAGGAGCGGCCTGTCGAGGGCCTGCTGCACCTCTCACTCAGCTCCTCAGACTTGCGCTTGCCCCTCCGTGTGAAGCCCGGCATTAGCGGTGGCTCCGGCCCGCCCCCGCCACCCAAGCCCCATGCCTCTGTTCCCCGGAGACCATCCCTGAACCGGTCCAAATCTGACCTGAGTGAGCGCTATGCCCGAGCAGGCGCTGACGTGGAGCGCTTCTTTAACTACTGTGGGCTGGACCCCGGGGAGCTGGAGGGCCTCGGTGTGGTGGAGAGCTTTGCCCGGGCCAACTCCGacctcctctccctcaacttccGCAGCGCCAGCATGATCAGCTCCGACTGCGAGCGATCGCTACATAGCAACGACAACCTGACAGACGACGCGGACTCGGCTGAGCGCGTTCCCTACGGAATATCTGCCGTCGAGCGCAATGCACGCGTTATCAAATGGCTGTATAGCATCAAACATGCACGAGAGTCTCAGAAAGTCTCCCATGTTTGAGAGGACTCGAGCTTTATTAGGTCATGATTAGCGGAACTAGCTACAAAAGGCATTCATAACCCATCCATAAGCACTAAATAAAGATAACTACTACATAGGTAGTTGATAAACGCTTTGTGATGTATTTAACATAGCATCTTACAGTGCATTTATGTCAAAGTATAATATCATCATTGGTATTTCTGAACCATTTGTAAATCAATAGTAAACTATAAATCATCATGTATTATGCATTTGTTCATTTATTAACAGTAAGTTAATACAATTGAATAATTTTTTATTCATTATCATGCCAGATGTCATAGCACTAATGTCACTCATGAAGACATCCggaaacactatgaaatatctaCATGATAAAGAAACGTAAAATGCGTAAACATAAAACACTTGTTGGAGTACATGCATATGTATAGTAAAACATGTATATGTGTAAAGTATGTATTGAATCATCAACAACAGGCCTTATACTGTATAAAGGTAAACACGGTTATATGGATTAGTGTTTATAAGTAGTTTAAAAGCAGGCATTCCAATAAAAGTGTTCCCACAATTAAAATTTGGACCTAAGAACTGCTAACCAAAGTTCCAACTAAAGGACAAGACATACCTACACGCTGGTGGCAGTCCTAACGCCTCTGACCACAGAACATTGGCcttccttttctttttatttccctacgattctacatgttgaatcgACACCGTTCGTTGACATCCAGCAGGTGATCTACTGCGCACGGCCAACATTCGTGTTGGTCTTTGTCTTTTAAGGATAGGATGCACTATAGGGTGATGCTATGTCAAACTGTGACGTTTTCATACAGTAACCCTATATGCTGCTGTTTCATCATGTTTACCTAGTGCTTACAGTAAGGTTGTAAATGCTTCCTGTAGATACAGTGGATGTAATTCATTATCCATTATGCATTATTTGATCTACAATAGGTATTTGTGGTCCTGAAAACATTGTCCTGTCAGCCTGCATGCTTCCCCAAACCTGCAGTTCTCAAGACAGAACCTTGATTTTAAGATGGCTGCTGTAGTACCTTACTatctttcaacaacaaaaacaactagTTAGGCAGCATTGGCACAGTCAGCATTGTCTGGGTACATGGACTGATACTCAAGTCATTCCTGAGGCTGGGCGCATTATGTTCTGCTATTTGCACTTCAGTGTTGATGCTTAGCTCCTGTGTGCTTTTATCAATAcccacgtgtgtgtctgtgtccaagCGCTGTGTGAATATAAACTCTTTAGCTGGCAAAGCATGTTATCAACTTCTATTTGGTTTTGTAATGGTTCTGTAGTTTCCTCCATGTGGTCACTGTTGTGTTCATTGGCGAATTAGAACCGGATGGTTGCGTTTGGGGACTATTGGCTTGCTCTACGTGTCAATGCATCACCAATGCAATGTACCAGTGGCCCAAGATCTTTTTGTATtgtataatgtatactgtataaGGACATGCATAGCACTTCAACTGCTACCATAACTATGAAAGGCTCAATTCTGCTTGTTACTGTATTAAATAGCTTATCAACTGCTTAGGCCTGGTCTTTTATATTTCATTACATTTGAATTATCCTGCAAAACTTTGAgtaagttcttttttttttttacacaaatggCAAAACCACAAGCACGTGTGTTGCGAAACCCTTCTCATAAAACCAACAGCCAATCAACAGGGAGTTCGCCTTTCTAGTCAGTGACCATTCCAACATATTTGCACTTACCAGTAATAAAATAAACCATGCTCTTACATGCGTTAAAGGCCTAGGCCAGGTAAGATTTCCTGCTGTTTAATTGTCATTTCATAGGGTTCTACAAATAACCACGTTGCCTTTGCATGCCTTTATTTATCATTTGAGTAGAAatgtgtgttcctctctccatTCTACTCCCTTTTGATGAGGTCAGGGATGTAATCACTGTAGCTGTCCTGTCTGGGAATCTGACAATGAAAGAAAGAGTTTGTGTACTTACCGCATCAGTGCTTTGAGGTGGTTTATGCATCCAAACACGAGTATGCTACCTGGGATGCTACCTGGGATCTAACTAACCTAATGTTAGTGAATAGTGTCTCTGGTTATGTATATAACCTAATGTTAGTGAATAGTGTCTCTGGTTAGGTATATAACCTAATGTTAGTGAATAGTGTCTCTGGTTAGGTATATAACCTAATGTTAGTGTAGTGTCTCTGGTTATGGTATATAACCTAATTAGTGAATAGTGTCTCTGGTTAGGTATATAACCTAATGTTAGTGAATAGTGTCTCTGGTTAGGTAATATAACCTAATGTTAGTGAATAGTGTCTCTGGTTAGGTATATACCTAATGTTAGTGAATAGTGTCTCTGGTTAGGTATATAACCTAATGTTAGTGAATAGTGTCTTGGTTTAGGTATATAACCTAATGTTAGTGAATAGTGTCTCTGGTTAGGTATATAACCTAATGTTAGTGAAATATGTCTCTGGTTAGGTATATAACCTAATGTTAGTGAATAGTGTCTCTGGTTAGGTATATAACCTAATGTTAGTGAATAGTGTCTCTGGTTAGGTATATATAATTCCTAATGTTAGTGAATATGTCTCTGGTTATATATATAACTAATGTTAGTGAATAGTGTCTCTGTGTAGGTTATAACACTAATGTTTAGTGAAAAAATAGTGGTCTCTGGTTAGGTATATAACCTAATGTTAGTGAATAGTGTCTCTGGTT from Salvelinus sp. IW2-2015 linkage group LG27, ASM291031v2, whole genome shotgun sequence includes the following:
- the LOC111953971 gene encoding protein FAM110B; its protein translation is MPTEMLQSEGVGKDVTLPAATAGPAQPGAVPLRILNKGPEYFRRQATEQHQPHRMSAVERLEADKAKYVKSQEVINAKQEPVTSALLLPSPPGPPGGPAYGPKRAGSSPALKASNKNNGKSDVCQAKRANLNLEILRNLLNSSESCMASQGNGARSWAPQRSRSSELHRRSFAESLRVFPTQGANLNLSASLLQERPVEGLLHLSLSSSDLRLPLRVKPGISGGSGPPPPPKPHASVPRRPSLNRSKSDLSERYARAGADVERFFNYCGLDPGELEGLGVVESFARANSDLLSLNFRSASMISSDCERSLHSNDNLTDDADSAERVPYGISAVERNARVIKWLYSIKHARESQKVSHV